A genomic stretch from Setaria viridis chromosome 1, Setaria_viridis_v4.0, whole genome shotgun sequence includes:
- the LOC117841462 gene encoding mRNA-decapping enzyme subunit 2, with translation MAMAGGGGLNRSSSRGQLPPQELLDDLCSRFLLNVPKEELESFERILFLLEQAHWFYEDNSVEHNPNLKSLSFKDFTSLMFKSCTALRPYIAHLDDIYKDFNNYKFRVPVSGAIILDDTYERCLLVKGWKAGASWSFPRGKRNKDEEDHTCAVREVLEETGCDVSTLLNLDDYIEVSIGQQRVRLYIITGVKRDTVFAPQTKKEISEISWHRIDDLLPASDDAVSRGVNGMKLYMVAPFLTGLKAWIATHRPPLYQKSEASARGTVWKAKNSSSGGAPVENPVARAGSDAQHVDNRPGRSFRNFRFDTTSILQSMEASFLRT, from the exons ATGgcgatggcgggcggcgggggacTGAACCGGTCGTCGTCGCGGGGGCAGCTGCCGCCACAAGAGCTTCTCGACGATCTCTGCAG CCGCTTCCTGCTGAACGTGCCTAAGGAGGAGCTCGAATCGTTCGAGCGGATCCTGTTCCTGCTGGAGCAGGCGCACTGGTTCTATGAGGACAACTCCGTCGAGCACAACCCCAACCTCAAGTCCCTCTCCTTCAAGGACTTCACCTCCCTCA TGTTCAAGAGCTGCACTGCTCTCAGGCCCTACATCGCGCACCTGGATGATATCTACAAGGACTTCAACAACTACAAGTTCCGTGTCCCCGTGTCTGGCGCCATCATCCTGGATGACACCTATGAGAGG TGCCTGCTTGTTAAGGGATGGAAAGCTGGGGCCAGCTGGAGCTTTCCTCGTGGAAAGAGGAATAAAGATGAGGAAGACCATACTTGTGCTGTTAGAGAA GTCCTGGAAGAAACTGGGTGTGATGTTTCTACGCTACTAAATTTGGATGATTACATTGAAGTTTCGATTGGACAACAAAGAGTTCGGCTCTATATCATAACTGGTGTTAAGAGAGATACTGTGTTTGCACCTCAAACAAAGAAGGAAATCAGT GAAATCTCATGGCACAGAATTGACGATCTCTTGCCAGCTAGTGATGATGCGGTATCTCGTGGAGTGAATGGAATGAAGCTGTACATGGTTGCACCATTTTTGAC GGGCTTAAAGGCTTGGATTGCCACGCATCGTCCCCCGCTGTATCAGAAATCAGAGGCATCTGCTAGAG GTACTGTGTGGAAGGCGAAGAATTCATCAAGCGGTGGTGCCCCAGTAGAGAACCCCGTTGCTAGAGCAGGATCTGACGCGCAGCATGTTGACAACCGACCCGGTAGAAGCTTCAGAAACTTCAGGTTTGACACCACAAGCATCCTGCAGTCCATGGAAGCTTCCTTCCTACGCACCTAG
- the LOC117841466 gene encoding GCN5-related N-acetyltransferase 4, chloroplastic, with protein sequence MITPALSLSRAPSSSFSASPVDRCHRSTGAFRRYGPSFAYKPAAGICYASQAVELLPSLYPEIVVRDARLEECWEVADTHCSSFFPDYKFPLDLVLRIDRYIALLSGFSVPPGCTRTCLVAVNSNSVTNSFDIECRDLREAEFQKYNLSRGSIAGILTVDTVADYLPRRGPLKQRRAGIAYIANVAVRKEERRKGIAKMLVQEAEARARSWGCRTMALHCDVNNIAALRLYKNQGFKCIRVPEGAKWPEPKIAKGVQYNFMMKLVPKI encoded by the exons ATGATTACGCCGGCGCTGAGCCTGTCTCGCGCCCCGTCGTCCTCCTTCTCCGCGTCACCTGTTGATCGTTGCCACCGATCTACCGGCGCCTTCCGGCGTTACGGCCCGTCCTTCGCCTACAAACCTGCCGCAG gAATTTGCTATGCTAGCCAGGCGGTTGAACTGCTGCCTTCTTTGTACCCTGAAATTGTTGTCAGAGATGCACGGCTCGAAGAATGTTGGGAAGTAGCTGACACTCATTGCAGCTCTTTCTTTCCAGATTACAAGTTCCCGTTGGACCTTGTTCTACGGATTGATCGTTACATTGCTCTCCTATCTGGATTTTCAGTTCCACCCGGGTGTACGAGGACTTGCCTTGTTGCGGTCAATTCTAATTCTGTAACCAATAGCTTCGACATCGAGTGCAGAGATCTTAGAGAAGCCGAATTTCAGAAATACAATCTCAGTAGAGGCTCCATAGCTGGCATTCTTACAGTTGACACAGTGGCAGACTATCTTCCGAGAAGGGGACCCCTGAAGCAGAGAAG AGCAGGTATTGCTTATATAGCAAATGTCGCAGTGCGAAAGGAGGAACGTCGGAAAGGAATTGCTAAAATGTTGGTCCAAGAAGCAGAGGCGCGAGCAAGGAGTTGGGGGTGCCGGACCATGGCATTGCACTGTGATGTAAACAACATAGCTGCCCTGCGCCTGTACAAAAATCAAGGTTTCAAATGCATCCGTGTACCGGAAGGAGCTAAATGGCCAGAACCTAAGATTGCTAAAGGAGTACAATACAACTTCATGATGAAGCTAGTGCCCAAGATTTGA